The DNA region tcgccaccttggctttaggcttcaacgcacccaagtcaaacttggatgcacctttagccttcttgcctttactcttgcccttgccctttcttttggtcccttggaccattagaacggacatccccttgctgatatcatgctcaactgttctcaacatgttaagcagttcaggcaatggtttattgtagttattcatattatagctcataatgaactgactataactactgggcagcgactgtaggactaaatctgtggccaactcttgacccagaggaaatcccagtcttcccagagtctcgacgtacccaatcatcttgagtacatgaagacccactaggctaccctcagtcaaccttgcctgaaaaagtgctttagagatctcgaatctctcatgtcgggcctgctcttgatagagctgcctgagatgcacgatcatatcgtacgccttcatgttctcgtgttgcttctgaagctccgagtccatggtgactaacatgagacatccgacgtttacggcatcatcatgatgcttactataagcatctttctcagcttggggggcatcgtcaggtggtggcgcaagaaggggttgctctaagacatatagtttcttttcttgggtgagaacaattctcaagtttcgataccaaccaaggaaattattccctgacagtttgtccttatcaaggacagatcgcaaacagaaaatactagaagtgctccctgccatggtaactaccacagaaatatgcaaaataagtattatgacactacaatatttaatgaggactttattaaatattgctcccactatttatatcaaatcaatgaccctgaacattgattcagagaatatcattctcatagtagttcaagacccatatctcaccaagctctgagtcagcgagggctgattcacccaaaattggctatttaggtagggaattcactttcccaattgcatcacatgcaactcttgattagttgagtgaataactccttattcaaatctatcttatagatcgatgcccaactacatgcctctgaactcctaatcctattaggcttgctcagttaagtccgacccactggtaaacacaacgtcttactaggatagatgagggcatcctgcgagggCAAGGTCTAcgcactcatcgatcttggtcttgacgagcgttacacggtggaaggatatgaacttaatattttgagggattttattaacatttaatcgatctcaccatacactattatgtaaccattacataatagtccacacgtataactattatactaacacaactaggacatagtccaagtctaacagtcatgcaccgcaaatatcaaacataatcacaccagtaccaagcataaaatcatattttatgctattatctactcagattctaactagctaggctctgataccaattgctagtttcacggggcgcaacggaagcgaaaaaggaacagaaattcaaaaactttcctacccgtgaaactaatcccaagacctactagaagaataagagtaaataaaagcgtacctggaatatttaaaattgtcgaccgagcgtcccacgcgtgacgcctctaccggtatccacaccgactttgtcgacgagttttcgagatcggcggtgctagcgaccaacactcgaaagaaacactgatgcgacacccgaaattttcagactaatggacctaatttgaattgaacaattcaactcaaattatttatatatatatgctcacatatatacatataaagcaTACACACACTATATATCTATAACCCATTCCTGTTAGTgctttttataagcaatttGGGAAATGCTTTCCCTTTGAATTGCCGATGTGGGATGAGGGGAATTAATGTccccaagtgacatgtgtccatACACATGTCTATCCAAataaaagccatgtgtcaccatattaatcgtgcatcaatttggtccatttaatctaataaatcgagtataattaatcgacaaatttaatctcattaaatatccgattaatcaatcgcaccataaatcatctaatctctattagacgattttattgtttcaaaatatctcgtcgatttagtcgtcgtgtgtgaccgtgtaggttcccaattacgttgatagtaatatcgaaatctctatttcaatattacaaacagtgagcggcatctagcaatgcatcactgttactcaagtaatcgaaaagtcaatttctcgacaaacctcgtgacctatattactgtgtaatataatccattgtcctctatatctctattgagcccaaggcatggtcgatgacatccttgtatggctcaatatctctctttcttggtttaccgggtaagtctatcagaacaaatgagctcgatatcgttatatcgactcatttgggtatgcatacacttttagacttaaccaccaagtggccgtgagatatcgctcccgtttcgtaggagggacaaatcctatcttggtcactcacattcttttccatgctttgtggcatacccaataactatctttataaccagcctgttacggtggcgtttgacagtatcaaaatatacgacattacatgtaggaatccatggtgacctcaagtcaaaggaccattacactatagtcactttgagatatgctaatgacagtcacgtaacaacccatgtagcaatctcatggcggataaattccaatacacattactcttaatgtatacatgtggtgtgatttgatatctccatatccatgacctatgagacttggtcatcaattaacacccacactagtctaaccgtattatcgttgtcctaattaacgataatactttgactatggacatttaggaataatgttcggtaattataggatctcacaatcaagtcacacttgatgcctattgaacatactattccaaggacattattgtgtaaaatcatatttagcgcaatctacacaataacagaaatgcctcgttttataatgaaatagatatcatattacagaactgattatagattgcctctagggcatacaccaattcccaacaaatATAACCCAAGAAATTGACACTATTTGTGAGGAATTGACACTTCTTGAGGTTGGCATATAGGCGTTGCTCTCGAAGCACGTTAAAGAGCTCTTGAAGATGCTCCAAGTGCTCCTCCACGCTGGTACTATAGATCAAAATATCGTCAAAGTAGACGATCAAGAACTTGCCGATGAAAGCTTTCAACACATGGTTCATGAGGCGCATGAAAGTGCTCGGGGAATTAGAGAGGCCAAATGGCATAACTAGCCACTCGTACAGACCATATCTCATCTTGAATGCAGTCTTCCACTCGTCTCCGGGACGCATTCGAATTTGATGATATCCGCTGCTAAGGtcgattttggaaaagaccgaagctCCATGAAGTTGATCAAGCAAATCATCAAGTCGCGGTATTGGAAAGCGATACTTGATGGTGATCTTATTCACAGCCCGACTATCAATGCACATCCTTCaagatccatccttctttggCACGAGAAGAGCGGGAACCGCACAAGGGCTCAAACTTTCTCGAATCAACCCCTTATGCAAAAGTTTGTCGACTTGGTGTTGAAGCTCCTCATGTTCCTTTGGACTCATTCGATACGCCGCCTTACTTGGGATAGCAGCCCCGGGCACCAAATCAATATGATGTTGGATATCCCGCATGGGAGGAAGTCCCGACGGAATCTCATCGGGCACCACATCCCGAAATTCTTCGAGCAAAGACTTCACTACGGGTGGAATATCCCCTcgttcttcattctcctccaAGAGCACGAGTGCATAAGCCTTCGAAGAACGATCCATGACTTGGAGAAATTGGGATTTGGGGAGATAAGAGCTCCCTTCTCCCGTGACGGCCTTAGACTTGTCCTCCATTCTACAAGGTGCTAGAATAATCTTGACACCTTCCTTGACAAAGGAGTAGGTGTTCTTAAAGCCATCATAAATCACCCTTCGATCATATAACCACGGCCCTCCAAGAAGTAAATAGAGAATTGCACCAAGCAACGTTTATTGACATGAACGTCGTTACCTTTCTTGAGCCAAGAGAGCTTGTACGGGTCCGGATGAGGCTCCACCTTGAGGTGCAACTTTTCCACCATGGTAGTGGAAATGACATTCTCATAACTCCCACTATCGATAATGACCATGTACACTTTGCCATGGGAAGTGCATCGGGTGTGGAAGATGTTATGCCGCAACCACTTATCGTCCTCAACATGTGCGGATTTCAAGATGCGTAGAACGACGAGAGCCTTCCCTTGATCACCATAAGTGACCTCTTCTTGCTCAACCTCATTCTCCTCGTCGTCGTAAGTGTCGTACACCGGCTCATCATTAGTTTCCTCCACTAAGGAAATAATCTTCCGATTCGGGCACTCGGAAGCGATGTGACCAAATCCTCGACACTTAAAGCATTGTTTTGATATCGTGCTTGAAGTGTTGCGAGAAGTACCACCTTGGGCGGGTGTAGCCTTGGAAGAAGAAGCCTTACCAGTCGATAATGACTTCGGAGTCGGAGCACTCCCCCGGTTAGAGACCCCGTCTCTTCCCAAGGTCTTATGAGTACTCTTCTCCTTAGATTGCTTCTCCACACGAACGACCAGCTTGCAAACATCCTCGAAAGTCTAATGAGGTTGCAATTGGACCACATTACGAATCTCGGATCGAAGACCGCTAAGGTACCGAGCAATGATTTGTTCCTCGGGCTCCACGATATCGCACTTCATCATGAGATGCTCAAACTCCGCGGTGTATTCCTCTACGGTCAACTCCTCTTGCTTGAAGTTGTAGAGCCGAGAGAAAATATCTTGCTTGTAGCTTGCGGGAAGAAACTTCTTCTTGAGCTCCCGTTTCATCTTTTCCCACGTCACAATCCTCCGTTTTCCTTCACGTTCTCGACGCCTCTTCAAGTTCTCCCACCAAACTGAAGCATGCTTTTTCAATTTGATGGCGACTAACTTCACCCTCTTTTCTTCGGAAATGTTCTTGAAGTCGAAGACTCGTTCAACGATAGCCAACCAATCAATGAAATCTTCTGGGTGCATTTGACCTTCAAAATCGAGAATGTCTAGACGCCATTGTACGGACCTGAATGTGAACTCTCgacggggcccgcatgcgcgcttttggatcgcgcggcttgggagtgtccaccttcccgtggggacgcgtgacggacacgcgtgagataaggagtcgccacttatcattttacgatctgaaggtcgagggcggaaaagttacccgggtctaggggtatagaacacctagtttgttgttaaggcattgatctgtgcgaaaccggaaaatccgtgttcgggggttcatgttacatgcgggcctatatcccgcacgcctttttggtactctggtttgctaggcttgaatgttttatgatttaccgcatgaattaagctgcactcggctcgcacattttgacaccgaagattcggtgaattaaacgatgtcggttgagaagccgagagagaagtaaacccgtatgtcgaggagttggttcacaatcttgcgttacagttcatcgaaccatggaggttgaatccctgcgtgaaccaaaaccgcgagagcttggatttacttgtgtctgggcaagcattagaccgattcgattaattcgactctcggaacgttcgctcaccgactggaattcttacagaacaaatgtacaaaataaaagtccttacaatgctctcgaaaacaataaataaaaattacaaatggccgaattccagtcgactcgcggtCGGTTaatattccgctctaactcaccgtgagtttagggaaaagaccgaagaattaaaattcaatGTACGCTCTCACTAAacagggcgttggaccctgtgatcgatgattagggcgttgaaccctaatattattcggcctagggatcaggctcgacccgcatggcaaacatgtgcggaaagataacacgcagcaggtaaataacagacaaggtgtttgttattatcgagtgtacgtgttttaacaagttgttaatccggggtattttggcatgcaaatcctaccctagacaaacaagcacgtgccaatgttttagcattcggctttgttttgagaacttgacaaagagagtcaaatctcatgtatgtggattgcttttacagttgttttgtattgtgacactgaattaccactgaattaaccaaactcgtgttttgactctagatttggaatctagaattcctcctaaccattatctagtgctAGGTTAGGTCGac from Punica granatum isolate Tunisia-2019 chromosome 3, ASM765513v2, whole genome shotgun sequence includes:
- the LOC116200384 gene encoding uncharacterized protein LOC116200384, with amino-acid sequence MHPEDFIDWLAIVERVFDFKNISEEKRVKLVAIKLKKHASVWWENLKRRREREGKRRIVTWEKMKRELKKKFLPASYKQDIFSRLYNFKQEELTVEEYTAEFEHLMMKCDITFEDVCKLVVRVEKQSKEKSTHKTLGRDGVSNRGSAPTPKSLSTGKASSSKATPAQGGTSRNTSSTISKQCFKCRGFGHIASECPNRKIISLVEETNDEPVYDTYDDEENEVEQEEVTYGDQGKALVVLRILKSAHVEDDKWLRHNIFHTRCTSHGKVYMVIIDSGSYENVISTTMVEKLHLKVEPHPDPYKLSWLKKGPWLYDRRVIYDGFKNTYSFVKEGVKIILAPCRMEDKSKAVTGEGSSYLPKSQFLQVMDRSSKAYALVLLEENEERGDIPPVVKSLLEEFRDVVPDEIPSGLPPMRDIQHHIDLVPGAAIPSKAAYRMSPKEHEELQHQVDKLLHKGLIRESLSPCAVPALLVPKKDGS